From Nitrospirota bacterium:
CGAACCACGGGGCCACGGCTCTGGAGAACTTCGGGCTCGACGCAGATCCTTGGAATCGAACCCTGAAACCCATTGTAGCCATTGTCGGCGGTCACCTGACGGGTAGATAGTCCTGACGAGGGCGTGGCTTGCGGGGCATGGCAGAGAGGATGCAGGCTGAAGCCCCATGCCAAGGAGGGTATGGGGCCATGATATGTTGCCGTGCCATGGAGGGCATGGCATGGAACATGGCCTGCGGCTACCAACCAGGGAGGGGGGAGCGGTCAGGAGGAGTGGTTGAGGGTGTCCAGGTGGGCGAGGAGGCGGTCGCGGGCGTGTTCTGAGACTTCCACGAACTGGCCGCGGACTTGAAAACCGCGGTCTTCCAAAGCCGTCAGCCCCAAAACGCGGCAGAGCAGGGGCACCGGCTGATCCTGCAAAGAGAGCGAGAGCGCCATGAGATCGCCCTCCTCGAGAGGCGAAGGCGTGAATGCGAGAAGACCGTCCGTGCTCAGATTGATCATGTCGGCCTTTTCCAAGGGGAACAGGTCGTCCTTCATGATCCGTTCGACCGAGGCCCGATCGCTCCGGCTGAACGGGATGCGCTTGAACGAGAACGCGCCGTTGGCATCGAGCCTGACGAACCGCAGCTTCTCCATGACGCCCTTTGGAGGGGACTTCGGCTCAATGTTCAGACCGTCGCGGGACACCGCGGCATCCTGGATTCGACCGTCGCGAAGCTGAAGCACGCGCCGGGCGTGGAACGCGACGCTCTGATCGTGCGTCACCACGATCACCGTCACCCCGTGCTCCTGGTTGGCGGAGACCAGGGCTTCGAGTACTTTTTCGGCGGAGGAGGTATCGAGGTTCCCCGTCGGTTCGTCGGCCAGAATCACCTCGGGCGAATTGGACAACGCGCGGGCGATCGCCACCCTCTGACGTTCTCCGCCCGAGAGTTGATGGGGACGAAAATGGAGCCGTTCATGGAGGCCGAATTCATCGAGGAGAGAGACGGCGCGATGCGACCGCTCGGCAACGTCCACTTCGGTCGCCATCATGGGAATTTGCACGTTTTCCAGAGCGGTAAGCGTGGGGATCAGGTGAAAAGCCTGGAAAACGAAACCGATCTTGCGGGACCGGAAGTCGGCGAGATCGGTCTGGCTGAACAGGGTGCGTCCCTCGAACAGAATCTCCCCGGCTTCGGGTGGCTCCAGCGCGCCCAGGATGCTCAGGAGAGTGGATTTCCCGCTTCCGCTCGGTCCCATGATGGCCATGAACTCGCCGCTCTCCACGGTGAGGTTGACGTCGCGGAGAGCCTGCACGCGGCCTCCCTCGAAGGATTTTGAGACGTTCTTCGCGATGATGATGGGTTGTTTCTTCGTTCCCATGGAAGGGGGATTATACTCCGGTTGGCGTTGAATGGGGCGGGAAAGGCTTGGGTCCGAGTCGTGTCCGGTAGGCGCACCCTTCATGGGTGCGTCTTGGGACGCGGGCTGAAGCCCGCGGCTACCCCGAGCGAATCGAGGTATTCACGCTGAGCGGCCAGCTTAATTGCCGCAACGTGATGCCGCAATGTAGCGTCAATTGTGACGTAAATCACGTTTGACAAATACTGCCCTCTGGTTACAATGGGTTAGATATGCCCTCCGAGCAGGATGATCTACTCAAGGATGGTCTGACCGGTTTCCCAAGTCTGCCGGCGGCACTTCCCAAAGTAAAGGATCTGCTCGCAAACCTCCGCCAACTCGGTCTGATTTACGTGGACCTCACCCAGTACAGCCGCTTCGAAGAAGAGGCCGGACGGGAGAATTTCGATCACTTGGTCAAGTTGGTCTCCGCGAAGTTTGAAGAGTTCATCGGGGAGCTGTCGTCAGAGCACGTTCTCACGGTGGACTGGCCGAGCGGGGGCGACCTCATCGCGTTCGTGGGCTTCCGGGACGAATCGGTGGATCGAACGGCCATGCACGAAATCTGCCAGATGCTCAACTTCGAATTGATGGCCGTGCTCGAATCACAGTTGAATCGAAACGGGGGGGGGCGCCACGGTGTGTTCGTGGGCTATGACGTGATCGAGCACAATCCGCTTGTCCGCTTCGAACGGCTTGTCCATCGCGGGATCAACGAAGCCCTCCACATGGCGTTGAACGAGGATGTGCGCGAGCGGAATTACCGCGCGGAGCGGCTGCGGGACATTGTGCGCCGCGGCGACTTGCGCCCGATGTTCCAGCCGATCGTCAATCTTCAGAAAGGGTACGTCCTTGGATACGAAGTCCTGATCCGCGGTCCCGAGAATACGAAGTTCGAAGATCCTTCCATTCTTTTTTCGACGGCCCATACGTGCAGTCTCACGCTGCCCCTTGAGCAGGCCGGGCAGAAGCGCATGGTGGACATGCTGAGGGGCAACGGCAAGCACCTGTACTTCATCAACGTCGAGCCGAACATCATCGAGAGCGGCGATTTCCAGCAACTGCCGATCCTCCAGGACAAAACCCTGCCCCTTCACCGGATTGTCATCGAGGTCACCGAGCGCGCCGCGATCAAGGACCCGGAGTCGTTCGCGCGCATCCTGAAGCAGATCAAGGCGCGCGGACTGCGAGTGGCGGTGGACGACGTGGGGTCCGGATACTCGTCCATCGAGTCGGTCGCTTTCCTCAAGCCGGATTTCATCAAGATCGACCACA
This genomic window contains:
- a CDS encoding ABC transporter ATP-binding protein → MGTKKQPIIIAKNVSKSFEGGRVQALRDVNLTVESGEFMAIMGPSGSGKSTLLSILGALEPPEAGEILFEGRTLFSQTDLADFRSRKIGFVFQAFHLIPTLTALENVQIPMMATEVDVAERSHRAVSLLDEFGLHERLHFRPHQLSGGERQRVAIARALSNSPEVILADEPTGNLDTSSAEKVLEALVSANQEHGVTVIVVTHDQSVAFHARRVLQLRDGRIQDAAVSRDGLNIEPKSPPKGVMEKLRFVRLDANGAFSFKRIPFSRSDRASVERIMKDDLFPLEKADMINLSTDGLLAFTPSPLEEGDLMALSLSLQDQPVPLLCRVLGLTALEDRGFQVRGQFVEVSEHARDRLLAHLDTLNHSS
- a CDS encoding EAL domain-containing protein, with the translated sequence MPSEQDDLLKDGLTGFPSLPAALPKVKDLLANLRQLGLIYVDLTQYSRFEEEAGRENFDHLVKLVSAKFEEFIGELSSEHVLTVDWPSGGDLIAFVGFRDESVDRTAMHEICQMLNFELMAVLESQLNRNGGGRHGVFVGYDVIEHNPLVRFERLVHRGINEALHMALNEDVRERNYRAERLRDIVRRGDLRPMFQPIVNLQKGYVLGYEVLIRGPENTKFEDPSILFSTAHTCSLTLPLEQAGQKRMVDMLRGNGKHLYFINVEPNIIESGDFQQLPILQDKTLPLHRIVIEVTERAAIKDPESFARILKQIKARGLRVAVDDVGSGYSSIESVAFLKPDFIKIDHMLVHGIHEDSTRREIATTILQLSQRINSNTIAEGIERAIDFETLVNLGVELGQGFHIGRPRSEPYQPQFR